The Raphanus sativus cultivar WK10039 chromosome 2, ASM80110v3, whole genome shotgun sequence genome includes a region encoding these proteins:
- the LOC108828578 gene encoding NAC domain-containing protein 83 yields the protein MDNVKFVKNGVMRLPPGFRFHPTDEELVVQYLKRKVLSSPLPASIIPDFDVCRADPWDLPGNLEKERYFFSTREAKYPNGNRSNRATGSGYWKATGIDKRIVTSRGNQIVGLKKTLVFYKGKPPHGSRTDWIMHEYRLSSSPPSSLGPTENWVLCRIFLKKRASNNDDDGDNRNLGYGNEHIEITTANQTEDKTKPIFFDFMRKERTTDLNLLPGSPTSDHASSGLTTEIFSSDEESSSSCNSFRRNL from the exons ATGGATAATGTTAAGTTCGTGAAGAATGGTGTTATGAGATTACCACCTGGATTCAGGTTTCATCCCACTGATGAGGAGCTTGTGGTTCAGTATCTCAAGAGAAAAGTCCTTTCTTCTCCATTACCAGCTTCCATCATTCCTGATTTTGATGTTTGCAGAGCTGATCCTTGGGACTTACCTG GCAATTTGGAGAAAGAGAGGTACTTCTTTAGCACAAGGGAAGCCAAGTACCCAAATGGGAACCGGTCTAATAGGGCAACCGGTTCCGGTTATTGGAAAGCTACAGGTATTGATAAACGGATTGTGACCTCTAGAGGAAATCAAATCGTTGGTTTGAAGAAAACACTTGTGTTCTACAAAGGCAAACCACCTCATGGTTCAAGAACCGATTGGATCATGCATGAATAtcgtctctcttcctctcctccg AGTTCCTTGGGCCCTACTGAGAACTGGGTTCTTTGTCGTATCTTCCTTAAGAAGAGAGCCAGTAACAACGATGACGACGGAGATAACCGGAATCTTGGTTATGGTAATGAACATATTGAAATTACTACAGCAAACCAAACCGAAGATAAGACCAAACCAATCTTCTTTGATTTCATGAGAAAAGAAAGGACTACGGACTTGAACCTTTTGCCGGGCTCTCCTACTTCCGACCACGCTTCAAGTGGACTCACGACGGAGATTTTCTCTTCAGATGAAGAGTCCAGTAGTAGTTGCAATAGTTTCAGACGaaatctttaa
- the LOC108841179 gene encoding GSH-induced LITAF domain protein-like, whose amino-acid sequence SEFRITRDCGVLSAFILSFSLFVNLENRSKPGVAAVVACMMPFMLGFCFLCPSMDCLWSKQHHCPQCGNKVADFGKSDPCLVMDPPQWKQPSFALPA is encoded by the exons TCGGAGTTCCGTATTACGCGGGACTGTGGGGTTTTGTCTGCATTTATCTTGTCCTTCTCTCTGTTTGTGAACTTGGAAAACAGATCAAAACCTGGTGTAGCTGCTGTTGTTGCTTGCATGATGCCATTTATGCTTGGATTCTGCTTTCTCTGCCCTTCGATGGATTGCCTCTGGAGCAAACAACACCATTGCCCTCAGTGTGGAAATAAg GTTGCTGACTTTGGGAAATCAGATCCCTGTTTGGTGATGGATCCGCCACAGTGGAAGCAACCGAGCTTCGCACTCCCTGCatga
- the LOC108819427 gene encoding GEM-like protein 5 isoform X1, with the protein MTGSQEETHQPHTVDQEHPKTVETEHQQQQQEEHPSSSSSPDQKKWGTHVMGAPAAPVAHPDNQQAAAWVAGDNRQMPHQPYIVYSPVEHPPSNNPLEPVIGMFHTWSRKAETVARNIWHNLKTGPSMPETAWGKVNLTAKAITKGGFESLFRQIFGTDPNEKLKKTFACYLSTTTGPVAGTLYLSNVRVAFCSDRPLFFTAPSGQEAWSYYRVVVPLVNIATVNPVVVKEDPPEKYIQVTTVDGHDFWFMGFVNYEKASHHLLTSVSDSHTAPTYASG; encoded by the exons ATGACAGGATCCCAAGAAGAGACTCACCAGCCTCACACCGTTGATCAAGAACATCCCAAAACAGTAGAAACAGagcaccaacaacaacaacaagaagaacaTCCTTCATCGTCTTCGTCTCCGGATCAGAAGAAATGGGGTACTCACGTGATGGGAGCTCCGGCAGCTCCCGTGGCTCATCCCGATAACCAGCAGGCTGCCGCTTGGGTCGCTGGTGATAACCGGCAGATGCCGCACCAACCTTACATCGTCTACTCTCCTGTTGAACATCCTCCGTCTAACAACCCTCTCGAGCCCGTCATCGGAATGTTCCATACTTGGAGCCGCAAGGCTGAAACCGTCGCTCGCAACATCTGGCACAATC TGAAGACGGGACCGTCTATGCCGGAAACGGCGTGGGGAAAGGTTAACCTGACGGCGAAAGCGATAACAAAGGGAGGTTTCGAGTCTCTCTTCAGGCAGATATTTGGAACGGACCCGAAcgagaagctgaagaagacTTTCGCATGTTATCTCTCCACGACAACAGGCCCTGTCGCTGGAACTTTGTATCTCTCGAACGTTCGCGTCGCTTTCTGTAGCGACCGTCCTCTCTTCTTCACCGCGCCTTCCGGACAAGAAGCTTGGAGTTACTACAGG GTGGTGGTACCGTTGGTGAATATTGCGACGGTTAATCCGGTAGTAGTAAAGGAGGATCCACCGGAAAAGTATATTCAGGTGACGACCGTGGACGGACATGACTTCTGGTTCATGGGTTTTGTGAATTACGAGAAGGCTTCTCATCATTTGCTGACTAGTGTCTCGGATTCTCATACCGCTCCTACCTATGCGTCTGGTTAG
- the LOC108819427 gene encoding GEM-like protein 5 isoform X2, which translates to MTGSQEETHQPHTVDQEHPKTVETEHQQQQQEEHPSSSSSPDQKKWGTHVMGAPAAPVAHPDNQQAAAWVAGDNRQMPHQPYIVYSPVEHPPSNNPLEPVIGMFHTWSRKAETVARNIWHNLKTGPSMPETAWGKVNLTAKAITKGGFESLFRQIFGTDPNEKLKKTFACYLSTTTGPVAGTLYLSNVRVAFCSDRPLFFTAPSGQEAWSYYRVS; encoded by the exons ATGACAGGATCCCAAGAAGAGACTCACCAGCCTCACACCGTTGATCAAGAACATCCCAAAACAGTAGAAACAGagcaccaacaacaacaacaagaagaacaTCCTTCATCGTCTTCGTCTCCGGATCAGAAGAAATGGGGTACTCACGTGATGGGAGCTCCGGCAGCTCCCGTGGCTCATCCCGATAACCAGCAGGCTGCCGCTTGGGTCGCTGGTGATAACCGGCAGATGCCGCACCAACCTTACATCGTCTACTCTCCTGTTGAACATCCTCCGTCTAACAACCCTCTCGAGCCCGTCATCGGAATGTTCCATACTTGGAGCCGCAAGGCTGAAACCGTCGCTCGCAACATCTGGCACAATC TGAAGACGGGACCGTCTATGCCGGAAACGGCGTGGGGAAAGGTTAACCTGACGGCGAAAGCGATAACAAAGGGAGGTTTCGAGTCTCTCTTCAGGCAGATATTTGGAACGGACCCGAAcgagaagctgaagaagacTTTCGCATGTTATCTCTCCACGACAACAGGCCCTGTCGCTGGAACTTTGTATCTCTCGAACGTTCGCGTCGCTTTCTGTAGCGACCGTCCTCTCTTCTTCACCGCGCCTTCCGGACAAGAAGCTTGGAGTTACTACAGGGTGAGTTAA
- the LOC108842681 gene encoding protein TIFY 9 isoform X3, with amino-acid sequence MTNVNTELDFFGLDKNQTSNAPKPMFKKTLDRRRSFREMQGAISKIDPEIIKSLLASGAKRFDSSTRSLSVPSTPKEDHPRIPSSPAHAPLSRPSMELVCGTVPMTIFYNGTVSVFQVSPNKAGDILRVAMETTPEKDKSMEKDLSIFPSQGESHYKGFLRSARRGNCSPTIQGLTPKQLN; translated from the exons ATGACTAATGTTAACACAGAGCTCGATTTCTTCGGTCTTGACAAGAATCAAACCAGTAACGCTCCAAAGCCCATGTTCAAGAAAACTCTCGACCGTCGTCGCAGTTTCCGag AAATGCAAGGTGCGATTTCTAAGATAGATCCAGAGATTATCAAATCACTATTAGCTTCTGGTGCTAAGCGTTTTGACTCATCCACAAGATCGCTTTCAGTTCCGTCTACTCCGAAGGAGGATCATCCTCGAATACCGTCTTCTCCGGCCCACGCACCTCTTTCcag GCCTAGTATGGAACTTGTCTGTGGAACTGTTCCTATGACCATCTTCTACAATGGAACCGTCTCCGTTTTCCAAGTGTCTCCTAACAAGGCTGGGGATATTTTGAGGGTTGCCATGGAGACAACACCAGAGAAAGACAAATCGATGGAGAAAGATCTTTCG aTCTTCCCATCGCAAGGAGAAAGTCACTACAAAGGTTTCTTGAGAAGCGCAAGGAGAGGTAATTGCTCTCCTACCATCCAAGGATTAACCCCAAAACAATTAAACTAA
- the LOC108842681 gene encoding protein TIFY 9 isoform X4 — MTNVNTELDFFGLDKNQTSNAPKPMFKKTLDRRRSFREMQGAISKIDPEIIKSLLASGAKRFDSSTRSLSVPSTPKEDHPRIPSSPAHAPLSRPSMELVCGTVPMTIFYNGTVSVFQVSPNKAGDILRVAMETTPEKDKSMEKDLSIFPSQGESHYKGFLRSARRD; from the exons ATGACTAATGTTAACACAGAGCTCGATTTCTTCGGTCTTGACAAGAATCAAACCAGTAACGCTCCAAAGCCCATGTTCAAGAAAACTCTCGACCGTCGTCGCAGTTTCCGag AAATGCAAGGTGCGATTTCTAAGATAGATCCAGAGATTATCAAATCACTATTAGCTTCTGGTGCTAAGCGTTTTGACTCATCCACAAGATCGCTTTCAGTTCCGTCTACTCCGAAGGAGGATCATCCTCGAATACCGTCTTCTCCGGCCCACGCACCTCTTTCcag GCCTAGTATGGAACTTGTCTGTGGAACTGTTCCTATGACCATCTTCTACAATGGAACCGTCTCCGTTTTCCAAGTGTCTCCTAACAAGGCTGGGGATATTTTGAGGGTTGCCATGGAGACAACACCAGAGAAAGACAAATCGATGGAGAAAGATCTTTCG aTCTTCCCATCGCAAGGAGAAAGTCACTACAAAGGTTTCTTGAGAAGCGCAAGGAGAG ATTAG
- the LOC108842681 gene encoding protein TIFY 9 isoform X2, with translation MTNVNTELDFFGLDKNQTSNAPKPMFKKTLDRRRSFREMQGAISKIDPEIIKSLLASGAKRFDSSTRSLSVPSTPKEDHPRIPSSPAHAPLSRPSMELVCGTVPMTIFYNGTVSVFQVSPNKAGDILRVAMETTPEKDKSMEKDLSVIPPTTLGSNLFGKNLEGDLPIARRKSLQRFLEKRKER, from the exons ATGACTAATGTTAACACAGAGCTCGATTTCTTCGGTCTTGACAAGAATCAAACCAGTAACGCTCCAAAGCCCATGTTCAAGAAAACTCTCGACCGTCGTCGCAGTTTCCGag AAATGCAAGGTGCGATTTCTAAGATAGATCCAGAGATTATCAAATCACTATTAGCTTCTGGTGCTAAGCGTTTTGACTCATCCACAAGATCGCTTTCAGTTCCGTCTACTCCGAAGGAGGATCATCCTCGAATACCGTCTTCTCCGGCCCACGCACCTCTTTCcag GCCTAGTATGGAACTTGTCTGTGGAACTGTTCCTATGACCATCTTCTACAATGGAACCGTCTCCGTTTTCCAAGTGTCTCCTAACAAGGCTGGGGATATTTTGAGGGTTGCCATGGAGACAACACCAGAGAAAGACAAATCGATGGAGAAAGATCTTTCGGTAATCCCTCCGACCACCCTAGggtcaaatctctttggcaagaATCTAGAAGGAG aTCTTCCCATCGCAAGGAGAAAGTCACTACAAAGGTTTCTTGAGAAGCGCAAGGAGAGGTAA
- the LOC108842681 gene encoding protein TIFY 9 isoform X1, protein MTNVNTELDFFGLDKNQTSNAPKPMFKKTLDRRRSFREMQGAISKIDPEIIKSLLASGAKRFDSSTRSLSVPSTPKEDHPRIPSSPAHAPLSRPSMELVCGTVPMTIFYNGTVSVFQVSPNKAGDILRVAMETTPEKDKSMEKDLSVIPPTTLGSNLFGKNLEGDLPIARRKSLQRFLEKRKERLVSTCPYFPTSA, encoded by the exons ATGACTAATGTTAACACAGAGCTCGATTTCTTCGGTCTTGACAAGAATCAAACCAGTAACGCTCCAAAGCCCATGTTCAAGAAAACTCTCGACCGTCGTCGCAGTTTCCGag AAATGCAAGGTGCGATTTCTAAGATAGATCCAGAGATTATCAAATCACTATTAGCTTCTGGTGCTAAGCGTTTTGACTCATCCACAAGATCGCTTTCAGTTCCGTCTACTCCGAAGGAGGATCATCCTCGAATACCGTCTTCTCCGGCCCACGCACCTCTTTCcag GCCTAGTATGGAACTTGTCTGTGGAACTGTTCCTATGACCATCTTCTACAATGGAACCGTCTCCGTTTTCCAAGTGTCTCCTAACAAGGCTGGGGATATTTTGAGGGTTGCCATGGAGACAACACCAGAGAAAGACAAATCGATGGAGAAAGATCTTTCGGTAATCCCTCCGACCACCCTAGggtcaaatctctttggcaagaATCTAGAAGGAG aTCTTCCCATCGCAAGGAGAAAGTCACTACAAAGGTTTCTTGAGAAGCGCAAGGAGAG ATTAGTATCAACGTGTCCTTACTTTCCGACATCAGCCTAA